The genomic region CTACTACCACTCAGACCACTTAGGCAGCGCGCAATTCGTAACCGACTGGAGAGGGAAGCAGTATGAGCATATCGAGTACACGCCATACGGAGAACTGTGGATAGAGGAAGTAGCCGCAGGCTTAGACAAGCTGCCCTTCCGGTTCACAGGAAAGGAGATGGACGAAGAGACGGGCTTGTACTACTACGGTGCGCGCTACCTTGACCCGAAGTACAGTAGGTGGTTGAGTGGAGACCCTGCATTAAGCGATTACATACCCAAAGCCCCGATAGACGACGAGGCGAAGAAGCACAACGAGAACTTACCCGGCATGGGTGGGGTATACAACATAGTCAATATGCACCTGTACCACTACGCGGGGAATAATCCGGTGAAGTATACTGACCCGGATGGGAGAGCGCTAGAGACTCCGTGGGATATTGCAAATGGAGTCTTGGGTTCAATATCTGGATATATAGAACTGAGTGAAAGACAGTACGGGAAAGCTGCTCTTAGTTTCTTTGGCGCAATCCTTGATTTTACAGCAGCATGTGCACCTTGCATACCTGGCGGTGTTAGTATAGGGATAAAAGTATTCCAACATGGTAATACTGCGTATGGGGCAATATCAAATATAGCAGAGGGCGTAATGGAAGATGATAAACTTAAAATTGGAATAGGAATTCTCCAAATGTTCGGTATGGCGTTAGGAGAGGCCGGTAGTCATTATTTTAAATATGCAGAATCTGCATTTGAGCGAGCAAAACTTGTTCCGAGAAGCATGATAGTAGGTTTTATATGCTCAGGAATTAGAGATAAACATATGGGAATTTTTTATAAAGTTATGTCTATGCTTGGCGTAAGTGCGGATGTTGTTAAATCTTCCTACGAGGCCTATCAGTCATGGATGAATAATCACAAAAAAGAGGAGATAGATCAATGAGCTCATATAAATTAAGGATGTTTTTTGAATTTTTGTCATGTATGCCAGGACTTTATTGGATATTATTATGGTTTTTACTGTTGGTATATTGCGGCTTTTCATTATTAGGAAGATTTAATGAAAAGTTAAAATCAATTATATTTGACAGTTTTGATGTTGACACAGGGTTTCATATTTTCAGATATACAATAATACCGATTTTTATTTTTATATTGCTAACAGTGATTTTGCTGATGCGAATAATATCGGGTACTATGGATTATGGATACGGATCGCCTAAACTTTTAATAAAGGTTATTGTGATTGTGATTGTATTTGTTGTTCTTTGCTATATTGCAGAACTTCAACAAAGTAGGTGTAAAGCGGGAAAGATAGATAAAGTATATTATGTAACGGCAATAATTGGAGTTATAGCGCCATTTCTTGTTATACTTCCCCTTCTTTCATGGTAATGCTTTATATGAGCTATTCAAAAGCAGAAGCAGGGACGAACAGACAATTTATGACGTTTTTTTGAAGTAAACCATTTGCAATTTATATGAGGCCATTAAATGGATTTTATAATAAAGAGATTTGATTCGATGTCAGAAATGGTTTCAGTATATTCTGGTAAAAAAGATTCTGAGTATATTGAAATTGATTCTCAAAGTAGTAATACATTTTATGGTGTTGAATTTATGCAAAATAGTTATATTTTTTATTTAAGTTCTGATGGATTATATGATTTACAAGTGTTTTCAATAGATGAAATTGCAGGTGTTTTAATAGATGATTATTTTATTTTTATTAATTTAATAAATCATTCAAAAATAAAGTTTAAATTAAATTCACCGGGAGATACTTTATTGTATAACAGAGAAAATATGTCATTTTTTATAATTTATGAGACAGGCTTTTTGTCATTTAATATAAAAACTGAGACATATAAAGTTAAAGAGGTAGAAGATTTAATTTATGATTGGAAAATCGAGCCGGATACTAAAATTCTTTACAGTTATGAAGGTTCAAAATTCTATGAATTTGATTTTCGTTCTTTCAATTGAGTTCAACGGTTCCGTATTGTCAGACTAAATATTAGCAGATGATAATTAGGAATAGTGAGATTATAAAGAGCTCGTTATAAAACTTTACCCTCACTTCCCACATAACAAGTTACGGCCGTATGTGGGAAGCCATATCAAATCTGTACGTCCTTGTACAGATTTGATATCATGTTTTGCTGATGACAAAACATGATACTGTTTAGAACCACCACCATCCATGGCGGTAGTGAAGGGAAAAATATTTTTTTAAGGTGGAAACAAATTATTTTTATTCACAGCCTAATTATCCTCTCCCCCGGACAGCGATTGAAGCAGAAATCCTTTTTGCCGCGCGTATAATGCAAGTGCGGTTTTTGAAGCGACCGAGCGGAAAAACACTGCTTAAAAAAAGCAGCAGCGGCAAAAAGATTGGAGCGGAAAGCGCGGTGCTGCATTTTGTTTTCTTTATTGTAATAGTAAACAAAATGCAGCAGTCCGCCAAAAAAGCAAGAAACAAAAACAACAAAAGCTCTTTACCGGAGGTTTTTCCGCTTACGGCAGGGATTGCCGGAAGCGGAAAAACGATGCCTTTTGAAAAGAGACATGCCGGATGCGAGGAGCGAGAAAAAATTAACCGCAGGCGTATCTATGATACGTTGAGGATTAATTTTTTTGAAGCGACGAAGCAGACGGCGTGTATATTTTCAAAAGGGGGAGAAGCGGGAATGATAGCAGTAATATCAGCGAAGGACAAATTTCCGAGCGAGTGCGTGTGGATAGAGTACGAAGCGGTAAGGTAAGGGGAGAAGGTGAAGATGATGAAGGGAATAAAAGAAGCAGTGGCAGGGATAGTGAAGAAAGCAGTATTTACGGTCTACCTTTTTACGGTGATAGCGCCCGGCGGTGTGTATGGACAAGGGCGGAGAGAAGGGGCGCGCGGCGTGGAGAGAGAAGCGAGTGCGGTTGTGGCGCAAAAGGTTATCGGGAAAGAAGGAGGAGTGTTAGAGGCGGAAGGAGTACGCTTTAGTATCCCTGAAGGAGCGGTGGAAGCGGAAACAAAGATAACGATTAGCCGGCTGTATGAAGTAGCAGAGGGAGGAGAAGTAAAGAACGTCACGGCAGGGTTTGGCGGGTACCGGTTTTTACCTAAGGGGATGAAGTTTAAGAGGGCGTGCGAGCTTTCGCTTGAGTACGATGAGCGGATAGAAGGAGAAGATGCGCAAGGGATCTATACGTACTATTACGAAGAGAACGAGAAGCGATGGGTTGCGTTAGAGCGGAAGGGAGTAGATGAAGAAGGGAAGCGGATTGAATCGTATACGGATCATTTTACGGATATGATTAACGGGACGTTGAGCTTACCGGAGAGCCCCGAGCCGGTGCGGGTGAACTTAAACAGCATCAAGGAGCTAAAAGCGGCGGATGCGGCAGGGGGGATAGAGGGGATAGAAGGACTGAAAGGAGGAAGTGAAGGAAGCGCGGCATTTGGGATAAAGCTCAAAGTACCGGAAGGAGTGAAAGGGATGGCGCCTGCTCTCTCGGTGAGCTATGCGAGCGGGAGCGGCTGGGGGCTTATAGGGAAGGGATGGAGTTTAGGAGGAATAGAAAGCATCAGTATAGACACACGGTTCGGCCTACCTGAGTATAACGGGAAGGATACGTACATAGTGGAAGGCAGCCGTGTGAGGTATGAAGGGAATGAATGGGTAAAGGAAAGAGAGAGGGGGTATGAGCGGATAGCAAACGGCTGGGTCGAAGGGAGAGGAGTAAGTGAAAATTATTTTGAAGTAACGGGGAAAGACGGACGGGTAAAGATATACGGGAAAGAAAGGTGGAGCGGCAAAGGAGCAGGTGCAAAATATATTTATTATTTGGATAGGGAGAGCGATAGCTTCGGAAACGAGGTACAGTATGTGTACAAGAAGGAAACCGGAGCAGAGGGTGAAGAGGTACTTCTTGAACAGGTTATCTACGGGAAAGAGAGAGATCGAAAGGTAACGATAGCGTATGAAGGAAGAGGAGATACGCGGATAGACGGACGGGGAAAGTACGTGCGGGAAAGAGAGTAAGCGGATAGCGAGCATAGAGATGAGCGTCGGCGGGCGGATAGTGAGGAGATACGGCTTTGAATATAGAGAAGATAAGGAAGTAGGAAATGAGGCGGGTGAAAATGAGATGGGAGAGAGCCTTCTTAAAAAGATAGAAGTGAAAGGGGAAGGAGAAGCGGAAGGGTATGCGTACAGGTTTGAGTATGAGCAGGCGGAGAAGGATAAGAGCGGGAAACTTTGTGTCTTCGGAGAGACGGAAGGCTGGGAGAGAAGCGGAAGCATTGCGGAAAGCGTGCACATAAGCGGAGGGGGAAGCGGCAGCGGAGGAGCGGGAGTAAACTTTGCAAACAGCATCTCGATATCAGGCGGGATAACGGCGTCAGCGGGAAGCGGAAGGGGACACAGTAAGCGGAATTTTGTAGATGTGACTGGAGACGGGATAGCGGACATTGTGGAGTGGAAGAAAGGGGAAATAAGGATATATGAAGGGAAAAAAGCGGAGCGACGGAAAGATAGGATATGAGCGTGCTGAGTACTTTGATGGGAAGGCATTAAAGGGGCTTTATTTAAGTGAGAATGAGGATTGGAACTGGAGCGTTGGAGGGAAGTTAGACATCAGCGGGCCTCAGGTTGGGGCTGGGATGGGACTGACGAAACAGTGGAGCCGCGGAGAGAGTAGCAGTGAATTTACGGATGTAAACCGAGACGGGTATGTGGATTTTGTGTCGAAGGGAAGATACTACGAAAACGACCGGGGAAGAGGCTTTAAAGCGGGGATTGCGTTAAGCGGAGCGGAAAAAACAGAGATAGGGGTTAGTAAGGAAGAGAAGGAGGAAGCGGAAAAGGGGCACTATTTTCAAGAAGGAGTGCAAGCGTGGCGAAGTGCGGTAAGCGGGGAGATCGAGATAGCGGTAGAGATAAAAGAGATCGGAAGCGGGAAGCTCGGCGTATGGAAGGGAGTGAATAAGGGCGGAGTATTGGTTGGGGAATGCACGGAAAAGAAGGGATATCGTTTTACGCAGGCAGTGAAAAGAGGGGAGTATATCTATTTTGCGACGGAGACGGATAACAAGGCAGAAATTGGAGAGAGCATAAGAGCAGGGATACGGATACGGTACCGGAAGATCCAACGAGATGAGCTATTGGGAGCGCATATTGCATATGAGCTGCCTGAAAGGATGAATGAAAGCCCTGATGAAGTTTTGCAGCATTTTTACCAGAGAAAAAGCGAACATGATGAAGATGGGAGCCGTGAGTATTGGCAGCTGAAAGATTCTCAGTACGCTCAGCATCTGAGTGAGCAGACGATAGAGAAGATACTGGAAAAAGGGTATTACGGGTATGCCGGAGATGAGGTCGCAAAGGAGCGGTTTGAAGTATTTTACGGCAGGATTGGAAGCGAGAGTGAACAGGCGGCACTGAAGGAGCGCGTACAATACGATGCGGGCTTTGAGCAGTATGTGTGGAATGGAAGGGGAAGCGGCGGAGGGCCTTACAGCGATATCATCAATAAAATGAGCCAAGAGCAACGGAAAGAAATGGCAGGGTATAAGAGCGGCGACGGAAGCGTAAGGTACCCGCTGTATGACGGGGATGGAAAAGCATACTACCGAGATAGGCTTACGTTAAAAGTGAACAGCGAGCGGGAAAAGGGCGAGCGCGGCTACGAGGATGAAAAGGGAGTAGAAGTAGGGCTCATCAACGGAAAGGCGTACCGGTTTGAGAAAGAGGGAGAGGAGCTTGTTTTGTATGAGCAGGGAAGAAGAAAAGAAGGGGCAGTGGTAACAAAAGAGGGGAAGAATGTAAAGGCAATAGTAGAGGGGCGGAGTAAGAAGGGGTATGAATTTTCGATTGAGCTTACCGGGCGGAAAGTAGGGAAGGTTATCAGTGAGAATGAGTATGAAAAGGGGATGGCAGAGATAGTCGAAAAGGGAATCGAATACCGCATCAGCCGCGTAGAAAGGATAAGCGAAAAGGTATACGAGAAGATAAAAGACAAGAGGATACAGAAAGGTAGCGAGACGATAGCAATAGGGACACTGTATGAAAAGTCGGGGAACGAGTGGCATTTGAAAGAGGGCGCCGCAGAAGAGGATAAAAAAGAGATAGTAAAAGCGTTGAAAGAAGCGCGGAGAAAAGGGAAAGTCATTATCGAAGAGCTGCCGGAAGGAGAGAAGCGGATACGGGAGATTGGAATATTCACTGCGGAAGAGAGGAAAGAAGTCGGTGAAGAATATTTTGAAGCGATAGGGGATGAGTATCAAATAAAGAGCGGGATAAGCGGAGAAGGGTTACAGCAGTTCGAGAAGAAGCTGAAGCGGTATGAAAGTAAGACGTATAATTTTCCATACTTTACGCATGATAAAGTAAGAGGCGAATACCGGACGACGAGGGAGCACCTTGCAAAAGAAGAAGTGCTGAAGTTTTTAGCGTATGTCGGAAGCTATTATTACGAAAGGGTCGGGGTGTGTATCGTGTACCCGCGTGAGAGCCTTTATGAGGTGCAAGGCGGACAGATAGAAGTGGTGAAGATACAAGGTGGGAAGGTTGTCACGACATGGGAAGGGATACAAGAGTACCGAGGGAATGAGAACTATTGGATTGGAAAGTATGAAGGGAAAGAAGGGATAGCCGGGTTCGGCCGGTATGAGCAGATGTACGGCGGGGCAAACCGGTGGTACTACGGACTTTATTCGAGGTGGGGTCAGCAGCGCTTCAGTGTGGAAGCCCTGTTTGCACCGAATGAATATGAGGATGAGTATGGAGGAAAAAATGAGAAGGAAGGAGCAAAAAAAGTTGATAAGGAACGGCAGAAATTAAAAAATCAAAGTGAGGCAGGCGCGCCGAGCGGGGAAGAAGCGAAAGATAAAGTAAGGGAGGAGATACAAAAGCGTACGCTCGGCGGATATAGCGCGGTACAGCGGTATGGCACGTAT from Treponema vincentii harbors:
- a CDS encoding SpvB/TcaC N-terminal domain-containing protein; translated protein: MMKGIKEAVAGIVKKAVFTVYLFTVIAPGGVYGQGRREGARGVEREASAVVAQKVIGKEGGVLEAEGVRFSIPEGAVEAETKITISRLYEVAEGGEVKNVTAGFGGYRFLPKGMKFKRACELSLEYDERIEGEDAQGIYTYYYEENEKRWVALERKGVDEEGKRIESYTDHFTDMINGTLSLPESPEPVRVNLNSIKELKAADAAGGIEGIEGLKGGSEGSAAFGIKLKVPEGVKGMAPALSVSYASGSGWGLIGKGWSLGGIESISIDTRFGLPEYNGKDTYIVEGSRVRYEGNEWVKERERGYERIANGWVEGRGVSENYFEVTGKDGRVKIYGKERWSGKGAGAKYIYYLDRESDSFGNEVQYVYKKETGAEGEEVLLEQVIYGKERDRKVTIAYEGRGDTRIDGRGKYVRERE